The sequence GGATTACTGCACGCCAGATTGAAGCCGCCCGCCGTGCGATTGTGCGCTATGTGCGCCGCAGCGGGAAACTCTGGATTCGTATTTTCCCGGATAAGCCGGTGACCAAAAAGCCCGCCGAAACCCGTATGGGTTCCGGGAAGGGGAACGTGGAATACTGGGTTGCCGTGGTGAAGCCGGGGCGCGTGATGTTCGAGATTGCTGGTGTGCCTGAAGATGTGGCGCGCGAAGCGTTCCGTCTGGCGGCGCACAAGTTGCCCATCAAGA is a genomic window of Ardenticatena maritima containing:
- the rplP gene encoding 50S ribosomal protein L16, which gives rise to MLMPKRVKYRKQFRGRMRGKATRGNQVSFGEYGLQALEPAWITARQIEAARRAIVRYVRRSGKLWIRIFPDKPVTKKPAETRMGSGKGNVEYWVAVVKPGRVMFEIAGVPEDVAREAFRLAAHKLPIKTQVISRAETSVEGGSEA